A region of the Brachyhypopomus gauderio isolate BG-103 chromosome 11, BGAUD_0.2, whole genome shotgun sequence genome:
GGGTTTGGATACTCCGCTTACTCCCTCTCCATGCTGCAGGACACAGCAGGAATTGATCACTCGGGAGAAGGCGCGTGAGGCAGCAGGCTCTCCACCACGCCAAGGGAATCCAACAGCAGTTGCGGGAGCGAGAGACGCAGGCCATCGTCCTGCAGAGGGAGCGCTTCCGGGAGGTGCAGAGAATGAACGAAGAAACTCGCACATGCAGAGCTCGTCTGGATGACATGAGAGACAAGAAGCTGAAGTGAGTCACACAAAAGCAATCGAAGACGAGTTTCTTAATTGGCACGTTGTCTTCATTAATGAAAAGCACATGAGCATTTTAACCCAGTTCCTGTTTGAGGAAGAGTGTAGCATGATATCATCAGTGTCAATCATGAGATCATTTCCTTTAATGACAGAACTGCTAGATTGTCAGCAGAATCAGCAGAATCATGCAAGATAAGCAATGACACAACCTCTTCGTTTTCCCTCACAGGATAAACCCACTTTTATGTCACTCCTCCCCATTTCATTCCCCCCTTGACCCTCtctctgtcacgttgaggaccccggcccctcccctttgggcgtgtgtaaacgttgtccacgtgctttgtctgcgtctgcggaactctgtggtgaaggctatgttgtgtgaataatgtgtctcacctgtgaatcgtctcgtaatcacatggggctaatgtggtctgtctatttaatgtgcgctcgcgcagtgtcctgtgctcgtcgttgtctaatgtctacacgttacgtgtgaagtatttgttgctcgtgcgctattgcgcaattttgtttaaataaaaagtgaCGTAAAAGAGGaggattcctgtctcgtccttcgtccctcgccgaacgtcacagaacgacgagccatcAAGAGACAaagatgccaggctacaagagcaagcccaagaagggaaaaaagcccagcaagcggcaccaccgctcttcttcctcccccccgcgccgcgaAGCCCCGCCGACTTTGGCGCAGCTCGAGCTGGACCCGAtctgtgcgtccctgctgcgacAGGCGCGGGTGCATCACGACCCCGAGGCGGCGGAgaagctccgccaggaggcggtgcggcTTTGGGGAACATACCACCCCACTTCAtccagggagccctcacccctgcgggtgAGCTCCTTTGCGCTCTGTGGGGtggagaagacccccgagagcgagtttggggagggggactctccaggcgaggaggaggagctggaagaCGAGGAAGACAGCTACCCTCCGTCtttatgcgacgcctccaccgtcaactacggtagggaggaggagtcagaggaagacgGCTATCCTCCGTCGCTAGATGACGTCTctaccgtcgactacggtgaagaggaggaggagaaatgATAGCAGTGGCTACAGAACAAAGCAAGGGGGTGATTTTAAGAGCGAAGGAGAGGGAAGTGGAGGAAGGGGAACGTTGTACGAGGTTTTTCTTCAAAAAAATTATAGATAAAGGGGGAGGTATAACGAAATTAAAAGATAAAGAAGGAAGAATAGTGGAGGGGAAAGAGGACATTTTAAGGGTGGTAGAGAGCTTTTATTCTGACCTTTATAAGGAGGCAAGAATTGATAAACAAGCTTTAAAGGAAAC
Encoded here:
- the LOC143527675 gene encoding uncharacterized protein LOC143527675, encoding MPGYKSKPKKGKKPSKRHHRSSSSPPRREAPPTLAQLELDPICASLLRQARVHHDPEAAEKLRQEAVRLWGTYHPTSSREPSPLRVSSFALCGVEKTPESEFGEGDSPGEEEELEDEEDSYPPSLCDASTVNYGREEESEEDGYPPSLDDVSTVDYGEEEEEK